The genomic segment GCAGGCTCAGATACTTATCAATCCGCTCTCTGATATGATCACGAACGAGATCAACGGCCAGACCCAGGCCGGCGATTGCCGGTACATTCTGCGTTCCGGCACGACGCTTGTGCTCCTGATCTCCGCCATGCGCAATCGCCTCCAGACGGACGCCGTCACGGACAAACAAAAAACCGATCCCCTTTGGTCCGCCAATTTTATGTCCGGCCATAGATAAGAGATCGATCGGCGTATCCTTTACATCTATATCGATGGAGCCGAAAGACTGAACCGCGTCCGTGTGCAGCAGCGTCGGCCTGTCTGCGAGCAAATGTGCTATTTCGCGGATCGGCTGAATGGTTCCAACCTCATTATTTCCGTACATAATTGAAACGAGAATGGTATCATCCCGTAGTTTCTGTTTCAGTTCATCAACAGATATCCGGCCAGTTCGGTCGACATCCAGATAATCCACGTCAAAGCCCTGCTTTTCGAGATATTCACAGGTTCTGAATACCCCATGATGTTCAATCTTCGTTGTAATAATGTGCTTTCCCTTATCACGGTTCGCAAAAGCAGAGCCGATAATCGCCATGTTATCGCCTTCTGTACCACCGCCTGTAAAAACAATTTCACGGCTTCTGGCACCGATATATTTGGCGATAGTGTCTCTGGCGTCGTCGACCACTTTCCGGGCCTGTCTGCCGAATGAATGGATGCTTGACGGATTGCCAATCACCTTTTTATATGTTTCCGCCATGATCTCAAGCACTTCGGGATCAATCAGCGTCGTTGCGGCATGATCGAGATAGATGGGATTCATGCCTGTTCACTCCCTTTAACTTTCAAATGTAGAACATATCCGGATCCTGAACCTGAGGCTCCGTATCATAATGGATCAGATCGTCAAGGGTTGTCCCCTGGAGGACATCCTTTACAGCGTCCCTTATTTTGACCCACAATTCCCGTTTGGCCGGATCATCATCTTCCATGACTTCAACCGGCTGGATCGGACCTTCAAGCACACGGATGATATCGGCAGCTGTGATCTCACCCGGGGTTTTAGCCAGCACATATCCGCCGTAAGCGCCGCGGATACTGCTCACCAGTCCGGCATTACGAAGCGGTGCAACCAGCTGTTCCAGATAGTGCTCTGATAAATTGTGTTCGGTTGCTATAGCTTTCAGAGAGAGCGGTCCCCGACCTTTGTTCTTTGCCAGGGCCATCATAATCGTTAATCCATAACGTCCTTTTGTTGAGATCTTCATCGCAAGACCCCCTTTCGCTCTTCAAACGTATATAAATAAATGCACATCTTCTGTTTATTAATCAGCCGTGATCTCTTATGCTGAGATTCAACGGAACTATGGTAGAATAAATACAGACTCTAAGTTATTATAGACGAAAAACATATTCCTTGCACGCAATCGGACAGAGAATACCAAAAAAATTGAAACATGAAAGGATGACAGGGATGGATTTGTTTGATCTTCCATCCGATGACATAACAACAGGCCGCGGACGCCCCCTCGCCGACAGAATGCGCCCGCAGACTCTTGATGAATTTGTCGGACAGGAACAGATTGTCGGTAAGGGCCGGCTGCTGCGCCGCGCGATACAGGCTGACAAACTGACCCCCATGATTTTCTTCGGCCCCCGGGAACCGGGAAAACCACTCTGGCTCATATTATCGCCCAAACCACGTCTGCATATTTTGAACAGCTGAACGCGGTCACCGCCGGCGTCAGCGATCTGCGGAAGATTATCGCCGGCGCAGAAGAGCGTCTGAAATTCGATCAGCAGCGAACGATTCTTTTTATAGATGAAATTCACCGTTTCAGTAAAAGTCAGCAGGATGCGCTCCTGCCATCGGTTGAAAAAGGGACGGTTATTCTGATCGGAGCGACGACAGAAAGCCCGATGTTTGAGATTAACCCGGCGCTGCTTTCAAGGTCCCGCCTCTTCCGCTTCGTACCCCTGACTCATGATGATATCCGCACCATTCTGCAACACGCACTGACCGATAAAGAACGGGGGTACGGAAACGAAAAGGTAAAAATGGAGCCGGCTGCCATGGACCATCTGGTACGCGTTGCAAA from the Sporolactobacillus sp. Y61 genome contains:
- a CDS encoding cysteine desulfurase family protein encodes the protein MNPIYLDHAATTLIDPEVLEIMAETYKKVIGNPSSIHSFGRQARKVVDDARDTIAKYIGARSREIVFTGGGTEGDNMAIIGSAFANRDKGKHIITTKIEHHGVFRTCEYLEKQGFDVDYLDVDRTGRISVDELKQKLRDDTILVSIMYGNNEVGTIQPIREIAHLLADRPTLLHTDAVQSFGSIDIDVKDTPIDLLSMAGHKIGGPKGIGFLFVRDGVRLEAIAHGGDQEHKRRAGTQNVPAIAGLGLAVDLVRDHIRERIDKYLSLRRAMLDTLREARVDFHINGNSEHFLPQILNLYFPGINVETLLTKLDLEGVAVSSGSACTAGSIEPSHVLTAMFGDGAPETHSSIRISFGNGTTQEEVVRAGKIIARSVRELVNIRKAGEPG
- a CDS encoding Rrf2 family transcriptional regulator translates to MKISTKGRYGLTIMMALAKNKGRGPLSLKAIATEHNLSEHYLEQLVAPLRNAGLVSSIRGAYGGYVLAKTPGEITAADIIRVLEGPIQPVEVMEDDDPAKRELWVKIRDAVKDVLQGTTLDDLIHYDTEPQVQDPDMFYI